The genomic window GGTTCCACGTTATCAATGTTACCTGAATTAACGGACTTGTCTCTGAGACCGTGGGGATATAAGTTTCTAGCCTCGGGTAGAGATACATCTGGCAGTGGATCAGTGGATTTCACTCGGCGCAGCGTGTCGGCCTCGTAGAAGTTTCTCTTGTCCACGAGGGCGGCCTTGTTATCGCTGAGGAGTTGACAGGTCGTCCGTCTTAATTCCGCGGCGATACGTCTGGCCTCGTCTATGTCGTCCACTTGAATCTGTCGCGGCATTTGCCGCGCAATCGGATTCACTATACGACCGATATCATTCCGCTTGTTCAAGCCGATCGCCGCATCATCCCTCTGATTGTTTAGTTGAGGCAATCGCGAGGTATGGCCAATCATCGGTTTGGTCATCTCCATGTCCACACTATTGACACTCGCCTGGAGGTCAGAATAGTAATAGGGTGCTCCAGATTGATCGCTCTGGGCGCGCTGCTCGCCAGCATTCGGTAAATATGACTGTTGTAGAGCAGAGGTAGCGATTTGCATCGGCATCGGAGCGGGATAATGACTCGAATCTTGGCTGGAGGTCGATCGATGATTCGGCAGCACATGTCGCACACACGCGTCGTGACTGGCGGATCTCGAGTGATTCGGGAACCTTTGCTCGGAATACGCGTTGACGTTCTGTAGCATGCTCGTCAGCGTGCTGCCGTGATTTACTGAGGACATAGACGCACTTATGGGGGAGTGCATCGACGATTGCGCGCTCGCGGGCCTTTGACAAGCCATGGACGTTGAAATGGACGCTGTGGCCGACGCATTCGAGTAACTGGAATCCCTGCTGTGAGAGACTGGCAGCGCGCTAATGCTCGGAGACGTGCTCTGCATCCTGTGAACACTGTCGCGTGACGGTGGTTCGCTATCGGATCGAACGGCCGGTGAACCGCGAAGCGGTAAAAAGCTCGCGACGTTCTCGTAATGCGCGTCACCAGTGAAGGACTGCGAGTGTTGATGGGTCGGCGGTAGATCCGATACTCTCATGGACGGCAAGCTGCTCGCCGAACCGGTCTTATTTTTGCCGGAATAATCGAACGGCCGATCGAGATTGCTAGACATTAATTTCATCTTTCTCGATAGATCTTGGCACGTAGTCTTCTGCAGCTTATCGACCACCAGCATGTTCTCGTTGAATCCGTAGATGCTGTTGTAGCTCAGATCCTTTGCGTAAAGATCCACGTTGAACGCATCTCTAGCTTGTAATTCCTCCAAATACTGATCAAGATCGATGCTCGCGCCGTCAAAGCGACTTCCTAGTGATTCCAATTCATCCAAACTGTCTAAAACTTCGCAAACGTCGTCGCTGACCGGTCTCCTCTTTAATTGTCTGTGCCGAGCTTCCTCCTCCGGATTTCTGAGCTCGATCGAATCGCTTCCAGACGCGCTTTCCAACGATATCCTGCTGTCTCTAAAGGTGGAGCTCATGGTAGCGTCGGAAAATCTTGACGGTGGCCTATGCGTTTCCACCTGACCCGCAGGTTTATTCCACGATTTTGGAGAGTCGCGATTCAACGCGTTATCCTTCGTCGTAGCCACCTGTGGCGAGCCTTTCTTTATCTCCAAGGATTCCTGCATGTCCAACGAGTCCAAATCGTCCAGCGGCGGTGGAGAGGTCGGTATCGGCGGCGGGGATACGAGCTCACTGTCCGATGAGTCGTGTAATTCTGCGATCACGTTACGACTAACTCCCAGATAATAAGAAGCCGGTCGGAAAGTATCAGACAGACTAAATCGCGGATGCCGTGGCGCGTCTATGGAATCTAGATCCTTGGACGACTCGTCATCGGCATCAGAACTATCGGATTTGAGTGCCGTCAAGATGTCGGGCAGATCGCTCCGCGAATGCGGCGAATTCTCACTGACATTGCTCTTTTTCATCGAGGATGCTTTATTGCCGTCTTCGTCCTCCTTCTCGGACAATTGATTCACCTCCATATATACCGGCTCTATCTTGTTATCCGACACGCAGACAAGTTCGTAGTGGGACATGTCCAGCGTGGAATAATCGCCGGAATCGTGCTTTCCGTCGTTTTCGTTCGGTGCCAAGAGAGAACGATTCATCCCGTTCTGCGCCATCTCCACGTACGAGCTTTCCTCGTGCAGATTGGCGAACAAACTCTCCATTATCTTAGGATTCGGTCTATCATCACTGTTAGGATCTAGTATGGCTTTTCTGGGAGACATGGGAAGGTAGTGATCCTCGCAATTAATGTCATCCTGTTTTAAAACAGAACTAAGAAGATCGTTATCGATGGAGAATTGGTCGCTGTGCGTCAATAAGGATTCGGTCATACTCGTTCTGGCACAATTAGGGCTCGGGATAATATTTAAATCGGTCGATGGCACGCATTCCGTTAGACTATCCTTCGAACTATTCGTTTTGTTTTGATTCAAAGATCCATCGGAATTTTGCATTTGTACAACACCCGTATACAAAGTATCTAAAGCGAAATGTTGCATAATTTCGCTATTTTCGATGAGTTTCTCCTTCTCATCGTCTCTATCACGACGGTCCAAATTATTTTCACTGTCGTATCGCAACGTTTCGTTATCATCGTAATCTCCGTGATGCTTCGATTCTTGTCGTTTCTCGCATTTTGATTGATTAGCCTGTTGTGATTTCCGCTCGAAGTCCGCCAGGAGATCTTTGACCGACTTGTTACTGTCAGTCGAAGCTTGCTTAGCATGTCCTTCTTCCACGCTCTTATGTTTCGAAGCATTCTCCGAAGCATTTGCGTCGGTCAGAGCGAAACTACGTACGACGGAGGGCGTCTTGTTTGCGCAATCGAGCTTTGAGACGTGAGCCTCGGTCGCCTGCAATGGCGATACCTTCAGTGGCTCCTGCATGGTCAACACCTCCTTGACTGGACTGGCGCCATCCATGTTCTCGAAAGACCTGATTCTGCATTGCACCAAATTCATAGTCTCGAATTTTTCACTCTCATTTTCCACTTTTGATGGCGCCGGTACTTTCTTAGGATTAATGTACTGATAAGAGAACTCCTTTATAACCTTGCTCTCGTCGATGCCGGGATCCCACTCATCGTTATCGTCCTTGGAATCCCACTGTACGTTCTTTTGAACGTGCCAGGATTCGTTGATTCGATACAAATTGTCGGATTTGTTGCCTTCGATCTTGCCCGTGCTTTGTTGTCCATCATATTTCTGTTGACCGTAAGCGGTCGACGTTTTCAGAATACCCAGCGGTTTCTTCGGGGTCTTGTGCTTGATCGCAGGGTCCTCCAAGACGGCCTCGGATTCCGATCTTCTGGATGACGACGATTGCCTATCCGCCGAGGACGATGCGTAATCGTACGCGTAATCGTTTCTCATCATCGGCGGAAAGCTGACCTCGTCATAACCCGCGTCCGGCGGTATACCACCCAGAGAGGAGAGCGTGGCCCCCGGGTTCGCTTTGCGAATGTTAAGAGTTTGCGACTGCGAGGTCTGATTAACGCTCATGCGGCCGGTTCCGGGTTTCGTGACATCCTGGACGGCCGACGTCGCCGTCGATGACCGATCGTCGCCGGCATGCCGGGGGCTCCTTCCTGCATGCGAGGGTCTGCGCGAGCGCTTCCTCCGGATATCTCCCAGCTCTGATTTGTTCGTTACAAAACACAAAGACACGAGTACGTCCGTTACTTACGAGTATGACTGTATGTGTTTCGCATATGAAAGAGAAACAGCCTCATTTATACATTCCCGTTTCTATACccattagataattttaagcaaACTCGTTAAGCGCGACAGCGACATCGATGATCATTGCATTGACCAGCACAAAACattcattttaattatgtatcttAATTATTAACAGTTAAAGttaaacttatatttatattcatattcatattagtacgttaatattaatatttgtatttacaCGGCAGTTACTTGAAAGGATCTTATACGTTTCGAAAGTTTACAGATCAGATTTTGAGAATCGATAAGATTtagagaataaatattaaaatattaagaatataaatttctcGTTGCGCAATTCGTAATTGATCATAGTCGATGCAATGATCCCGACAATCGATTGACCAACTTTGCGGTCAATCGTAGATAGTGGACACGCGAGCTGGAAGGTAGCGATCGTAATTGCGTAACTACGACAAGTAGTGTTAGTGAAATTCTTTAGCATGCCATGCTGACCCATATTCTCTACGATAATCTGATTACGATCGATGTTAAGTCGCATAGGATATCGATACTCGATCACTTGGACAGGTAGGTTTTAAGATTGTTAATCGTTCCCATTCACCAGCCAGCTTAGACCCAACAGCAGCAGATAGAAGGAGCCCCACGGAGAAACGCTCGCAGATATCCAGATTTTTAATGTCCTCTTGTTTCATCGTTACTTCACATTTCGTTGAATTGATATAGTTTCGTTAATCGTTTCCTCGACGATtatgttagaaaaataaaaatgaaggaAAAGCAACTTGGATTTTGCAACGTTCGCAATTCGTGAGGAATAATTCAGGTGCCTTGCATTAATTGCATTTATTCGCATAatcggaaaaatattttttcgttagatttacagttttcttttttttacatatctcTGATTGAAGTACAAACATGCtggtaattttatttacaatgaaAAGAAAAGGATGAACGTAAAATCGCTTGACATATTTCAATTATACGTAACGAGTAACATTCACAAAATACGGAATTCTCGACGTgcgtttttgagaaaaaaaaaaaaaaaatgtttttgtttccACGAGCAGATATGCACATTATTGGATTCTTCACCGTGTTAGCAATTAAGTACCATCATGTTAGAATTTGGATTATTTTTAGCTTAGGTCAACTATCTACTTTCTAACTGAATACACCGCAGACAGGGCGCTGTCGAGGGACTGGTGACGATCAAAATATTCGGCataaaaattcattacaattttcttttcttttcgaaGACACTGTAATTTGTTCGCGAGACACTCACAAGCTTTCACAACATTTCTTGTTTCGAGCAAGAGTGCACATACCCAGTACACGCCCTCCCTCCCAAAAAAGAAGTAATTGTCCGCGCGAGCTTCAATATTTCGACCGTGTCCCTCGTTACGCAGGGCGACGAAGCTaccatttaaataataagttcAGGCGAGCTAGCCCTACCTTCGTCATCGCTGGAATAGCTGTTGTAGCGTGGCACGTTGACGGCGGTCCGACGGCCATCCGAGCTCTTGCTCCTGACATGCGAACGATGCCCGTCCTCCCGTCTCCGGGAGTGACGACCCTCCGCCACGGCGGCCTCGTGCGCTGCCAAATCCAGCAGCGCCTGTTGCTTGTAGTAACTCGAAAGATCATTCTGCGTCCTGCCCCGATTGGCTGAGCCAGACGGCTTTCGCGTCAACGGAGATTGCAGCATACGCTGCTTCCATTCTAATAGCCGCTTCATCGACTCTTCGCGCTGAAAACGCATCGTAACGCAATCCTCCCATTAGCTATCCGATCGATATCgatttcagaaaataaataaatgataattctTGATAATGggattatgaaaaattattgaaaaaaaataaatcaaaaatttattaatgagtAACGTAATAGCAATGACAGCGACTGAATGAACCGTGGTGAAAGCAAAGATGCGGGAGAGCCAGGATGACGTAAGGTGTAGCTATGCAACAGATATATCGTGAATCATACTTGTCCACCGATGTTACCGACACGCTTGTCTTGTACGAGCTGATACGAGCAATGCTGATGACCTACCTGCAGCTTTCTGATTCGAAGAAATACATCGCTCTATGACTCATCCCGGCCTTTCCGGGATACAAACGGAAAGCGAATTCAGAGAAAtttgtttagaaatttttggtaatacatttttacgtcgtaGAATTTTCGAAGCAACACCAATATGtacaaataacatatttatttcattcgaaagataaatttgatatttatataacttttcaattaacatatttattaattcgatttttataaactaagtttctttaaaaaataaaataagagcaCGCCGGTTTtccaaaaaaatctttaaaaaaaaaaaacgcgcctGTACGAAAGCGGAAAGCGGAAATTAAAGATCCTCTTACCTGCTGAATCTTGCGTTCACCATCCCGCGAATCCTGCTCGGAGGACCTCTCGgcgtagtcgtcgtcgtcgggaTCAAGGGCGGCGGGATGCCGTGTCCTTGGCAGACGCGCCGACGCCGATCTGCAGAACTGCTGCTGCTCGCTCCATCGTCTGCCGGCACCTGCGTGACCGGCGTGACACGTCTGAGCGATGTGAGTCCCGTGGGCACCGTGACCCGCTGCTCTACCCCACCCGTCGTACTCGCCGCGCGGTAATCTACGAGGGATCGTGTTGTCCTCACCGTGTGTCAGCGTCTCGCGGCCACTCGCCTCGCAGCTTTTCTCGCGCAACGATCTTCGGAGTTTTGGATCGGCACCAATTATCCTGATAAGAAATAAACGTTCGAGCATGCGTTTCTTTTTCCAAACCCAGTTTATATTGCACCGTGTACTATACTCGTGGTCCGATAGGAtgatgtattttaaatttaacacaagtACCGTGCCGATtcgtaaaatttgtaaaagtgtATCCTCGACACATTTAACATTCTTTTACTCTGATATTTTTCTAAACTACAGTTTTGTTATTTTAGCTTtttgagaaaaaagtattttgtagtgccgataaagttgaaaaaaattcaactgGTGTACGTTTAGTTATCtgttttgaatttatatattcaaacgcgcgcgcgtttacattttttttaaatacgtaaaaaataacaacGTACAAAAATACAAACGTACGTACGCGCATGCGTACTTGAAAATATGCGTACACCTttctttttaagtatttaactGGAATTTTAGAGGGGTCCTCCATACGGTTTAATCATTTATTCGGACGATGTACTGTGACTCACTCGGAATGTCTCTGCGTCAGCGGCTGAGCGGGCATCGTGTGCTGCTGATGTACGTGATCCCGCTGCGAGCGTCTCAGAGCGGGGCAAGTGGAATCCGGCAATGTGGATATTCTACTTTCATCGCTATTATCGCGAATACCCGGCAGCTTCGGCTGCATCGTGACGCGCGAGAGGGACTGATTTCTCTGCTGCTGATAATGTTGGGGGGTCTGATGCAGATACACCGCGGACTGCCGCATCTGCGCCGCGTATCTAAGCACAAAGCACGCGAAATACAGAATAAATATCTGTCCTAgatatcgatttttattttctctttctcgatGTTTACGCCTGAAACGAGCTAAATAATTTATGTGCGCCCCCGTACCTTTCCTCGGAGTAGAAGTAACCGTCATTGGTCGTGTCCGACGGATTAACTATGTCTAAGCTGGATTTAGGCCTCTGCGGACGCCTTTGTTGATCCGGGAGTCTCTCGCATTGCGTGGGTTGTTGCTGAGGCTGTCGCCTTGCTGCCTCGTACTCGAGGAAGTCCGCGCTGTGCGGTCGCGGCGGCGGTTGAGCCCTAGATTGCCTCACCATTGCCACTAAAGAAGACGAACGTCCTTTTTATACTACTGCGTTTTATTCTCGGGTTGATTGGGCAACGTTATTCGACATTCTTTGTAACGTATCTTTTATGCATACAAAgcgtaaaaagaaaatgttgaattttatcATAAGAATAGGAATACgcaaaaaaagaattcagatcTCTTTCATCATTGCAATTATTGTAATACCACGATCATATAAAACGGGAGAGTACCCAGAGAgttctgtataaaattatttttttttaacttcaataaaagtttctgaaaaaatcatcttcaataaaagttttatgaccTTGTCGAATTAATATTTggttgtattaattaaaaaaaaatacgtttgaCCTTTCGACAGACATTAGAGGAGTTTAAAATAATGATCTCGTTTTTAAAAGCAATATCACTTCGAAGTAATATCACAAGACATACTGGAAACTGCCAATGGCGATACGACAGAAgttatcaaagaaattattcCTACTTTTTCAGTGGGATTGTATTCTCTTCGTGCAACAATGCATACCACCGTCACTGTGTGGAATTTTTCAAACGTATGTTCTTGACAATCTGATAAGAAAGCCCCGCTCTCTCGCTGTGGCTCAAAAGGACATTGTTAAAAACATATTcgcgtaaaatattttcatttttattctccGGAGAAGATACCGGCTGGAATGAAATGCCGGTCTTACTAATTACGAGCGCCTTTGTTGAGATCGCTTAAGAACAGAAGGTAAAGTATACAAAAGAGTTATACACAAAGACTCACTGTTCGGCGGCGTGAGGGGAGAGTGCAGTTGCTGCAGAAGCTGTTGTTGCGCGTACACGGGTATGGGAATGGGCGCCGGCGACGCGCCCTTGGTGTAGCCCACTGGTCCCGCGGGTCTCTGATAAAGTTGTGGAGTGCCATAGACCTCCTCGTAGTCGCCGTTGCCGCCCCTGCTGCTGGTCCTCGGTTTCGCGCTTCGACCGTACGTATCCGgggtcctcctctccgtcggttGGGCGGTCTGACCGTAACCGTAATGCAGACCCGATCTATCGATTCGCAAACTCTGCTGCGACGGCTGATTCATCCGCGTGCCGTAGATCGTATTGCTCCTTTCGTAATCGGACATCGGACTTTTGCTCGTCACCGTCACGTCCGGCGACACCGGGCTCTTTCGGTAATCCATATCCGGCGATGGCGTCGAGTACTCGGTAGACCCATCAGTCAGTCTTCTAGGCTTCGGCGGTGCGTTCGCGTATATCGGTTGTCCGAATTTTGTCCGAGGCATAGGCTGCATCGTCTGAACGCTACCTGAGCCAGGATGCGGCAGCTGTTGgggctgctgttgctgctgctgctgctgctgttgctgcggCGACTGCTGGATGGCCATGTGCTTGTGCGACGACTGATGGCTTAGATTCGAAAGCGCGTTCTGATGCGGCAAGTGATGATGAAGCAACGCCTGATGCTGATGCGAATGACCCGGCTGCAGTTGCTGCGACGGCAGCAAATGTCCGTATTGCTGGTGCTGCTGCGGTTGCGGCTGAGAAGTGCTGGGCTGGCCGTACTGCGACGACTGCACCCAACCGTTCATCATCGGATGACCCGAGTCGCTCGCGTGATTGTTGTTGCCGGAATTGCCGTTGCTGTTGCTACCGCTGAGGTTCGGGAAGGAGGCAGTGTTCGCGCTGTTCGGGCTGGAGTTGTTGTTGGAGGCATGGCTCGGGTCGTCGCGCGACTGAAAACCGTGGAAGCCGGAGTCGCTGTCGTCGGCGCTCTGATTCAGGATCGACGAGATCGACGAGACGCTAGGCCGAGCGCTTCGTTCGCCGTCCTGCGCTATCTCTATGACTACCGCAGCCTCGCCCGCACTGGTAAACGTAAAATTAACAAATcgtttaatattacttttaatccGCGTTATTCGACATCTGGATCTTTCATCCGCCGCGCTTACAGAAATGCCgagattaatgaaaaatatcgtAATTAAACGCAACAGATCGCGAGATAAATATCGTGTCGATCCAGcttgaaaattaatatcagcttcatatgaattattaataacattgcCAGGTACATGTGACATATAAGTAAACAAAGAgggattaattttaatatacattttcctTCGCGTTCTGATAATTTCTCACGTTACTAATTgcagagaaattaattttctcaacaCTATTCCGGAGCCTAGAACACGTTACAAGTCTAACGTTTCGATCCTTTCCTTTTTCGGTCAAGCAAATAGAGTTTTAACTGCAAGATGAACAAGGACAAAGCTCGTGAGAAACAAGCGTTCGTTGTCCGCTGCTGCGTCGGCGTGTCGCTGACGACGTGCTAATGGACAACGGGGCCAGCCCGGGCTCATCCACTGACGGTGGATCTCGCGGGTCGAATAACTCTCGAGAAACTAACTAACGAGTTGGTTAGTTACACCGCGATAACGCGCGAAC from Solenopsis invicta isolate M01_SB chromosome 2, UNIL_Sinv_3.0, whole genome shotgun sequence includes these protein-coding regions:
- the LOC105199142 gene encoding uncharacterized protein LOC105199142 isoform X1, whose protein sequence is MSKCCGCIGVCATTEAYQPLKTHTYLRDIVQESFRNDGEVLRSPRNRRRKPSVRYDVVRTPGSGSEQSTPHRHLPGALRGSLSHSHNHHHNHPHRHELPPATYLTPPPPPPASSYITVQRGCALHSRLDQPVTSSTPGMDNKKIVQSSTPPAAVPVQVRSKHDGSGVAASVSGVRRRSGPQGGLRSPAAKRPLSAPVALQGWLHKQGSEGLMLWKKRWFVLSEYCLFYYKGPEEEKLLGSILLPSYRVTVCKPEDKVNKKFAFKAEHANMRTYHFAADSRESLNQWVNALTLATLLQDPSPAGEAAVVIEIAQDGERSARPSVSSISSILNQSADDSDSGFHGFQSRDDPSHASNNNSSPNSANTASFPNLSGSNSNGNSGNNNHASDSGHPMMNGWVQSSQYGQPSTSQPQPQQHQQYGHLLPSQQLQPGHSHQHQALLHHHLPHQNALSNLSHQSSHKHMAIQQSPQQQQQQQQQQQPQQLPHPGSGSVQTMQPMPRTKFGQPIYANAPPKPRRLTDGSTEYSTPSPDMDYRKSPVSPDVTVTSKSPMSDYERSNTIYGTRMNQPSQQSLRIDRSGLHYGYGQTAQPTERRTPDTYGRSAKPRTSSRGGNGDYEEVYGTPQLYQRPAGPVGYTKGASPAPIPIPVYAQQQLLQQLHSPLTPPNMAMVRQSRAQPPPRPHSADFLEYEAARRQPQQQPTQCERLPDQQRRPQRPKSSLDIVNPSDTTNDGYFYSEERYAAQMRQSAVYLHQTPQHYQQQRNQSLSRVTMQPKLPGIRDNSDESRISTLPDSTCPALRRSQRDHVHQQHTMPAQPLTQRHSEIIGADPKLRRSLREKSCEASGRETLTHGEDNTIPRRLPRGEYDGWGRAAGHGAHGTHIAQTCHAGHAGAGRRWSEQQQFCRSASARLPRTRHPAALDPDDDDYAERSSEQDSRDGERKIQQREESMKRLLEWKQRMLQSPLTRKPSGSANRGRTQNDLSSYYKQQALLDLAAHEAAVAEGRHSRRREDGHRSHVRSKSSDGRRTAVNVPRYNSYSSDDEELGDIRRKRSRRPSHAGRSPRHAGDDRSSTATSAVQDVTKPGTGRMSVNQTSQSQTLNIRKANPGATLSSLGGIPPDAGYDEVSFPPMMRNDYAYDYASSSADRQSSSSRRSESEAVLEDPAIKHKTPKKPLGILKTSTAYGQQKYDGQQSTGKIEGNKSDNLYRINESWHVQKNVQWDSKDDNDEWDPGIDESKVIKEFSYQYINPKKVPAPSKVENESEKFETMNLVQCRIRSFENMDGASPVKEVLTMQEPLKVSPLQATEAHVSKLDCANKTPSVVRSFALTDANASENASKHKSVEEGHAKQASTDSNKSVKDLLADFERKSQQANQSKCEKRQESKHHGDYDDNETLRYDSENNLDRRDRDDEKEKLIENSEIMQHFALDTLYTGVVQMQNSDGSLNQNKTNSSKDSLTECVPSTDLNIIPSPNCARTSMTESLLTHSDQFSIDNDLLSSVLKQDDINCEDHYLPMSPRKAILDPNSDDRPNPKIMESLFANLHEESSYVEMAQNGMNRSLLAPNENDGKHDSGDYSTLDMSHYELVCVSDNKIEPVYMEVNQLSEKEDEDGNKASSMKKSNVSENSPHSRSDLPDILTALKSDSSDADDESSKDLDSIDAPRHPRFSLSDTFRPASYYLGVSRNVIAELHDSSDSELVSPPPIPTSPPPLDDLDSLDMQESLEIKKGSPQVATTKDNALNRDSPKSWNKPAGQVETHRPPSRFSDATMSSTFRDSRISLESASGSDSIELRNPEEEARHRQLKRRPVSDDVCEVLDSLDELESLGSRFDGASIDLDQYLEELQARDAFNVDLYAKDLSYNSIYGFNENMLVVDKLQKTTCQDLSRKMKLMSSNLDRPFDYSGKNKTGSASSLPSMRVSDLPPTHQHSQSFTGDAHYENVASFLPLRGSPAVRSDSEPPSRDSVHRMQSTSPSISALPVSHSRDSSYSNASATASISTSMACQRPASAQSSMHSPISASMSSVNHGSTLTSMLQNVNAYSEQRFPNHSRSASHDACVRHVLPNHRSTSSQDSSHYPAPMPMQIATSALQQSYLPNAGEQRAQSDQSGAPYYYSDLQASVNSVDMEMTKPMIGHTSRLPQLNNQRDDAAIGLNKRNDIGRIVNPIARQMPRQIQVDDIDEARRIAAELRRTTCQLLSDNKAALVDKRNFYEADTLRRVKSTDPLPDVSLPEARNLYPHGLRDKSVNSGNIDNVEPMHVTQASHRRSRSLEGLLDDVGLQNLVEQRNRANRAAAAQVTAATVASTASTSQAEATLQNLPSSDSHNAMTSFNSEDPWEQDSLWCESLRRVSLRNARSLDNLDSPPRPGRSNDAKSRGRITRGATYVNDSVALRRDNSAEESSCGERSRVKRRTNKDHTRKRSIEDDDEDDVTYETLSMEVIGAGGYVWDPQNKTYHKPTVSDRNHFLEDGNLPPARSNSDVRMSATSFELDREKLRQWDLLSSACLLQEQQRTSMADSGRGLPVVEHPGDVHDSRLAVVATTTVATTATAMTATVTMTTTPTPTMTMTTTMGTIDNEQVNVIVKPIDIADVRDVLSTNVPIKKQEPRQEPCKRAAASGSGSVIGRDPLPPRAVSTSHLPQRTLTQAPTAVSTLPLPRNSTGGGSHRQQPSLPLHHSTPQHQPMRQLESEPTAQLLRAASNGDIGKCPGMVSGNDMRDLRLASPGGHSTQRLISPIGHLRVASLNDHRVSSPSDSEIRVHSPSERKMMSPINGREVDRGGGTMTAGQRQGQQQQQQQQRPRAADCSELLYKRSNVGSLRADAGGRLVTQAGASGLVRVSAGELLGRTHEELVLLLIQLRRQNATVLKAMETCHMEIEAQARLADLDTPRRLENLQKLDELKRHLMDLEKQYEKSKPLVNLVDNMVKLGSLYNRNTANGTSSVSGSRHDLMHENARDHRDRLEFNQRVQEQRLLAEERRDWDRLSPDHGQLQAKVQQLYKLDRLLQEESGTLHSLQQDKEILEKALGGLRHKLQGSRSNLAEAERYRKQQLLLERELSRVRILLAHNSKVKPVFFQKLEETVAENARLEQDLVVLRQKVQASRRYAGNVARDTSSTTAPLEAELRRVQQLVGDLQRQRKELSIQVRQLTEKSHSLVQQIRPQPPHAPQVHHSKKRTQNSWLETDLDSGITLDHGLDSPSSPSLSISPPNKQNDSSHQRYGSPTYKDLSPLNRPHNQQSFVQPSQNHISALSPQLREQIQQHQLKQQLLKDQMQGKGSAIQVAPLYVNTDSRVTGEYVADTSKHNGTVLNGTPNPAPEYIPPPPPPPLSEEALLLNDNYRQNEDNKFAGLMHNREKQEIKTVRIVKRESERRQRDRGDRTGNIGIPLTNGLQAPGGAKRLCDDDFGGSQKFEKAQLGRVVEESPIVHAQSTGQLSELDDVQFQRSMSLPRGFGGQKQNSGVNYGPVIPPPRSDSMHALKSMMARRHKIRFESHDGSSDSTLSPYTDSPTSSSYVPMSSPNYSTASSYSPCQSQNYPSQAAVVAAQSHYHNYSLGPYRQYEKIGTLAGAMSPELTSPTNVGIHERPVAATTANANQSESPQLSPVFKSEAAKQIIKEMTEKRVEGPRRRQIPREKRRHYTVSSSKPVLDLEDTFSKMGMGRARDDLDMERALRPRINAPDVVRSTLSHKELKYNESTIDQLLGTPNKIVIPERYIPEQTPELTAEEQEQRLKKAEAIRKMLSETTVTAPEGGDDDSNVEKSDTLKRKVVEEKRQREHILQLNQILAKQVMEKSKMVAVKALATLPLKAESSLDDEDLSPVASLPLYQQRENFYT